Genomic window (Polaromonas sp. JS666):
TGCGCGCCGCGTGATCGACATCGACGCCGAGCTGGAGGGCGCCTATCTGGCTGACCGGCAGGACGCCCGCAAGCGCGACATCGAATTTCTCAAGGCGGGCAAGACCAACAGCCGCGCCAACGCAATGGTGCTGTTTGATGCACTGGGCCTGATCGCCTGCCTGGTGGTGCTGGCCTTCTTTCGCAAAGACATTCCAGGCGAGGTGGTGGGCCTGGTGTCAACCATTGCCAGCATCTTCGGCCTTTGCCTGCGCGATGCCCACCAGTTCGAGTTTGGCTCCAGCCGGGGCAGCCGCGAAAAAGACGACCTGCTTGCCAACATGCAGCAAGGGCGGAAGTGAGCCGATGCCAGATGACTTTGACCGGGCGCAGCAGACTGAACAGATGTTCCGCGACGACGCCTTACGCGACCAGGCGCTTCGCTTTCAGCCGGGCGACCCAACCAGGTGGCAGGGCCTTTCGGCTCTGCGTTGCCTTTATGACGGATGCGGTGAGCCCATCCCTGAACAGCGGCGCAAGGCGCTGCCAGGCGTGAAGTTTTGTGTTGAGTGCCAGCAGCGGCTGGAAAAAAAGGGGATGCGGTGAAAGTTGAATTTGAGTTATGGCAACTGATCAGCCTCATGGTCGCGGTGGTGGGCGGGTTCTGGGCAATGGCCAAGATGCTGATCACTCAAACCAAAGAGCAGATCAATCAGAAATTCGTTGCCATCAGTGAGCACATGAAGGGGCAGGACGAAAGCGCCCGCCGCCTGGAGCGCGAGCTGATGGAACTCAAGGCCGAGCTGCCGCGCGACTACGTGCGCAGAGAGGACTACACGCAGGCGGTGGCCATCATCATGACCAAGATCGACTCGCTGGGCCTGCGTATGGAAAACATGTTTAACCAGATGATGTTCAAGGGGAACTCCCGTGAGTGATGCCAACCCAGTTAACAGCGTGCTTCACAAGGCCAAGATTCGGCGCGAGCAAATCCGCTGGTTCTTGCTGACCGCCCTCAACGTGGCGCGGCCCGTGGGTATGTACACCGAGGCGCTGCTGCCCATCGTGCAGGCCACCTATACGGATGCAACGCACCAGGAAGTGCGCCGCGAGCTGGACTACCTGGAAGAGCGCACGCTGGTCAGCATCAAGCGCGACGGCATGGACCGCTGGTTTGCCGAGCTGGCCCGCTTTGGGGTGGATGTGGTTGAGTACACGGTCGACTGCGAGCCCGGCATTGCACGGCCTCGCGCCTACTGATCATGACGCAACGCAGCAAGGTAGTCACCCTGCCAGAGGCCACCCGCGCCGAGCTGGACCGCCGCCTGATCACCGAGGGCTTTCGCGGCTATGACGAGCTGGAGCTATGGCTGCGGGAGCTGGGCTACGAGATCGGCAAAAGCAGCATCCACCGCTACGGCACCAAGCTGGAGCAGCGGCTCGACCAGCTCAAGCGCGCCACCGACCAGGCCAAGGCCCTGGTGGCCGCAGCGCCCGACGATGCAGGCGACATGAGCCAGGCCGTGCTGCGCCTGATGCAGGAAAAGATTTTCTCGGCGCTGATGGAGATGGAGGTTGACCCCGACGAGCAGTCGCTGGGCGGCCTGGCCAAGGCGCTGGCCCCGCTGGTGCGTGCCAATATCGCGCAGCAGAAGTTTGCCAGCGAGGTCAAGGAAAAAGCCCGCAGCGCGGCCGAGGCGGTGGACAAGCTGGCGCGCAAGGGCGGCTTGACCGACGACACGGTGGACGCCATCCGTCGCCAGATTTTGGGGATTGCAGCATGACGCTAACTCTGGTTCTCGCCTGGTGGATGTTGGTGCCTGCGGTGTGGACGGCGATATTCATCGCGTGGATGTGGATTGTCTGTGAAACCGTCGAGGATATTGGCATCCTTTGCATCCCTTGGGTCATAGGGCTCATTTTGGTGAGCCTCGTTCGGGCTTTATCTTGAGCACCACGCCCCCGCTCCTTCAAAGCGACGCGAACAGTACGGACGCGCCGCCACCTGTCCTGTTGCCGTATCAACAGCGCTGGGTCGCCGACGATTCGCAATTCAAGATCGGCGAGAAGTCGCGCCGGATTGGTTTTACCTGGGGCGAGGCGTCTGACGATGTATTGATTGCTGCCAAAGAAGGCGGCACGAACGTTTTCTACATCGGCCCGACTCAGGACATGGCGCTCGAATACATCGAAGCCTGCGCCATGTGGGCGCGGGTTTTCAACTTCGCGGCCAGCCAGGTTCAGGAAGGCATCTTCGACGACGAAGATAAGGATATAAAAACCTACAAAATCGACTTCCCGGCCAGCGGCCGCCGCATCCTCGCGCTCAGCTCGCGTCCCACCAACCTGCGCGGCAAGCAGGGCGTGATCGTCATTGACGAAGCGGCCTTTCATCCCGATTTGCAAGGGCTTTTAAAGGCCGCTATGGCCATGTTGATCTGGGGCGACAAAGTCCGGGTCTTTTCCAGCCACAACGGGCTGGACAGCCCGTTCAATGAACTGATCATCGACGTCCGGTCGGGCCGACGCAAGGGCGTGGTC
Coding sequences:
- a CDS encoding TraR/DksA C4-type zinc finger protein — encoded protein: MPDDFDRAQQTEQMFRDDALRDQALRFQPGDPTRWQGLSALRCLYDGCGEPIPEQRRKALPGVKFCVECQQRLEKKGMR
- a CDS encoding DUF3486 family protein, producing MTQRSKVVTLPEATRAELDRRLITEGFRGYDELELWLRELGYEIGKSSIHRYGTKLEQRLDQLKRATDQAKALVAAAPDDAGDMSQAVLRLMQEKIFSALMEMEVDPDEQSLGGLAKALAPLVRANIAQQKFASEVKEKARSAAEAVDKLARKGGLTDDTVDAIRRQILGIAA